The following coding sequences lie in one Psychrobacter arenosus genomic window:
- the ypfJ gene encoding KPN_02809 family neutral zinc metallopeptidase, which produces MKWQGRQGSSNVRMSGGKAVGGGIGGIIIGLILWLVFGVNPMQALQTGQSMAGGGGTTTTEATDNSRDTQFVKVVLADTEAVWQQVFQEAGGTYKEPTLVLFNGRVNSACGGATAATGPFYCPGDETVYLDTSFFAEMRQNLGISGDQQGSGDAENAGKAGDFAQAYVIAHEVGHHVQTLLGISQKVNQARQQVGQAQGNDLSVRQELQADCFAGVWANRNEQRIQFLEAGDIDEAINAAGQIGDDRLAQASGRAVSPDSFTHGTSQQRVNWFTRGLKSGDIQSCDTFSGAL; this is translated from the coding sequence ATGAAATGGCAGGGTAGACAAGGTAGCTCAAACGTTCGTATGAGCGGTGGTAAAGCAGTAGGAGGCGGTATTGGGGGTATTATTATCGGTCTAATCCTATGGTTAGTCTTCGGTGTCAACCCTATGCAAGCCCTACAGACCGGTCAATCAATGGCAGGTGGCGGCGGCACTACTACGACAGAGGCCACGGATAATAGCCGCGATACACAATTTGTCAAAGTGGTCCTAGCGGATACGGAAGCGGTCTGGCAACAGGTTTTCCAAGAAGCCGGGGGCACTTATAAAGAGCCTACGCTGGTGCTATTTAATGGTCGTGTCAACTCAGCTTGTGGCGGCGCAACGGCAGCGACAGGACCTTTTTACTGCCCAGGCGATGAAACGGTCTATTTAGATACTTCATTTTTTGCAGAAATGCGCCAGAACTTAGGAATTTCAGGGGATCAGCAAGGCTCAGGGGATGCTGAAAATGCGGGCAAAGCAGGGGATTTCGCTCAAGCCTATGTTATTGCGCATGAAGTGGGTCATCACGTACAAACTTTACTGGGGATTTCACAAAAGGTGAATCAAGCTCGTCAGCAAGTAGGGCAAGCACAGGGTAACGATTTATCAGTACGTCAAGAGTTGCAGGCAGACTGTTTTGCTGGGGTCTGGGCCAATCGTAATGAGCAACGTATCCAGTTCTTAGAAGCGGGTGACATTGATGAAGCTATTAATGCGGCAGGACAAATCGGCGATGATCGTTTGGCTCAAGCCAGTGGTCGTGCGGTGTCTCCAGACAGCTTTACCCATGGTACCAGTCAGCAGCGCGTGAACTGGTTTACTCGTGGTCTAAAAAGTGGCGATATCCAATCTTGTGATACTTTCAGTGGGGCGCTTTAA
- a CDS encoding integration host factor subunit alpha yields the protein MKTLTKADLIEHLMQQMQLTRQEGRCLVENFFDELSKSLIEGSVIKLSGFGNFELKDKSSRPGRNPKTGEPVAVSARRVVTFKAGQKFRQKVDANLFS from the coding sequence GTGAAAACATTAACCAAAGCTGATCTGATTGAACATTTAATGCAGCAGATGCAGTTAACGCGCCAAGAAGGACGTTGTTTGGTAGAGAACTTTTTTGATGAATTATCAAAAAGTTTAATAGAAGGCAGCGTCATCAAATTATCAGGATTTGGTAATTTTGAGCTTAAAGACAAAAGCAGTCGTCCTGGCCGTAATCCTAAGACAGGAGAGCCGGTGGCAGTATCAGCAAGACGAGTAGTGACCTTTAAGGCTGGACAAAAGTTCCGCCAAAAAGTAGATGCTAATTTATTTAGCTAA
- the pheT gene encoding phenylalanine--tRNA ligase subunit beta — protein sequence MKISEKWLRQWVNPNNSSTELAEQLTMAGLEIDDQYPVAAPCQGVVVGQITQVAPHPDADKLRVTQVDIGSGELLQIVCGAPNVYEGMKAPVATIGAVLPTADGQGFKIKKSKLRGIESQGMLCGASEIDLPDVVDGLLELSADAPIGSDIRDYLGLDAQILDISITPNRGDCFSVRGIAREISVINNLAVTPPAITAPAVTSQQQQAVTVTATEACPRYLAQPLSNIDRSVQTPKWLQDALIQSGLRSHNFLVDVTNYVLLELGQPLHAFDADKIVGAIQVRFANAGETLVLLNEQTITLTGDELVIADDEGVLALAGIMGGMRSSVTDSTTNIVLESAFFAPLNIAGRARRFGLHTDASQRFERGVDFELPALALNRAASLIVDIAVATAGEVTTVTSAENLPARNEIRLPIHKVKDVLGIDIAVEEMTRILTQLGFTVTQAESALLCTPPSYRFDMSIKEDLIEEIARIYGYDNIPMQLPYLQVNMAYEDSADLTLRLKLALVDAGYMEAVSFSFTDAKMEALLQDDALGEVLTLANPISADLAVMRRTLLSSLLPSVQYNLNRQQSRIRFFETGLSFVGQSVSELVQTPSLAMVAVGDVWPEQAYDNRAYDFYDLKHDVEQLLPSEFATTRVRYERSNLAFLHPGQSAVLYIDDVRVGWLGQLHPSIAQKLDLPATWAAQFDLSPLLELAREKSAVQTPSKYPQVRRDIALIVDADIELQVLESTIRQAAGDYLTDLWLFDVYQGDNMPEGKRSLAFALVWQDAQQTLADETVKQAFDKVVAALREQHQAQLRDS from the coding sequence AGATCGTTTGCGGTGCTCCCAACGTTTATGAAGGCATGAAAGCACCAGTAGCGACGATTGGGGCAGTATTGCCTACCGCTGATGGCCAGGGCTTTAAGATTAAAAAGAGTAAGTTACGCGGTATAGAGTCGCAAGGTATGCTGTGCGGCGCCTCTGAAATCGACCTGCCCGATGTGGTTGATGGCTTGCTAGAGCTGTCTGCTGATGCACCAATAGGGAGCGATATACGCGACTATTTGGGGCTTGATGCACAGATTTTGGACATTTCTATCACGCCAAACCGTGGGGATTGCTTTAGCGTCCGTGGCATAGCGCGCGAAATATCTGTTATCAACAATTTAGCAGTGACCCCACCAGCAATTACGGCACCGGCTGTCACTAGCCAGCAGCAACAAGCCGTGACGGTTACTGCGACTGAGGCCTGCCCACGCTATCTGGCGCAGCCGCTTAGCAATATCGATCGCAGTGTACAAACCCCAAAATGGTTGCAAGATGCCTTGATACAATCGGGGCTGCGCTCGCATAACTTTTTGGTTGATGTCACCAATTACGTGCTATTAGAATTGGGCCAACCACTGCATGCCTTTGATGCTGATAAAATCGTTGGGGCTATCCAAGTGCGCTTCGCTAATGCAGGTGAAACGCTGGTGTTATTAAACGAGCAAACCATTACCTTGACAGGCGATGAGCTGGTTATCGCCGATGACGAAGGCGTGTTAGCCTTGGCCGGTATTATGGGCGGCATGCGCAGCAGCGTCACAGACAGCACGACTAATATTGTGCTAGAAAGTGCCTTCTTTGCTCCGCTAAATATCGCGGGTCGTGCCCGTCGTTTTGGCTTGCATACCGATGCTTCACAACGCTTTGAGCGCGGTGTCGATTTTGAGTTACCTGCATTGGCTCTGAACCGTGCAGCAAGCCTTATCGTTGATATCGCAGTCGCTACTGCCGGTGAAGTGACCACAGTTACAAGCGCTGAAAACCTGCCTGCTCGCAATGAAATTCGTCTGCCAATTCATAAGGTTAAAGACGTCCTTGGCATTGATATTGCAGTAGAAGAGATGACGCGTATTTTGACGCAGTTGGGCTTTACTGTGACACAAGCTGAGTCTGCACTGCTTTGCACGCCGCCGTCTTATCGCTTTGATATGAGCATAAAAGAAGACTTAATTGAAGAAATCGCACGCATCTACGGTTATGACAATATCCCGATGCAACTGCCGTATTTGCAAGTCAACATGGCTTACGAAGACAGTGCAGATTTGACTTTGCGTCTTAAGCTGGCGTTGGTAGATGCCGGTTATATGGAAGCGGTGAGCTTTAGCTTTACCGATGCGAAGATGGAAGCCCTATTGCAAGACGACGCGCTAGGGGAGGTGTTGACTTTAGCCAACCCCATTTCTGCTGACCTCGCGGTGATGCGCCGTACCCTATTGTCGAGCTTACTGCCGTCAGTACAGTACAATTTAAACCGTCAGCAATCGCGCATCCGCTTTTTTGAAACTGGATTGAGCTTTGTCGGTCAAAGTGTCAGCGAGTTGGTACAGACCCCAAGTTTAGCTATGGTAGCAGTAGGAGATGTCTGGCCTGAGCAAGCGTATGACAACCGCGCCTATGATTTTTATGATCTTAAGCATGATGTCGAGCAGCTATTGCCTAGCGAATTTGCCACCACCCGAGTTCGCTATGAGCGCAGCAATTTAGCGTTCCTGCATCCGGGTCAAAGTGCGGTGCTCTATATTGATGACGTTCGCGTTGGTTGGTTGGGTCAGTTGCATCCAAGTATTGCGCAGAAGTTAGATTTACCAGCGACTTGGGCTGCGCAATTTGATCTATCACCATTGTTAGAGTTAGCCAGAGAAAAGTCAGCCGTACAAACCCCTAGCAAGTATCCACAAGTTCGTCGTGATATTGCGCTAATCGTTGATGCGGATATTGAGCTACAAGTGCTTGAGTCCACCATTCGTCAAGCGGCGGGTGACTACCTGACAGATCTATGGTTATTTGATGTCTATCAAGGCGACAATATGCCAGAAGGCAAACGCTCATTGGCTTTCGCTCTAGTGTGGCAAGATGCGCAGCAGACTTTAGCCGATGAAACGGTCAAGCAGGCTTTCGATAAAGTAGTAGCGGCACTGCGCGAGCAACATCAAGCGCAACTGCGTGATAGTTAG